DNA from Prosthecobacter debontii:
CTGCCCAGCAGTTAGGCGGTGTTGAGTCGTCGTGGTGAGGGTATGCTCCAGATCGACGCTCCAGACAAAGCGATTCCGCTCATCCGCATCACCCGTCTGAAAGGCGTATCCCGCCATGCTATACCAATTTAAGTTTTCTGTGAGGCGACCCGTGAGCTCCAATTGAAACTGGTGGAGCAGGCTGTCATAGCCATCATTAGACATATATTGATAGCTAAATCGAGGAGCGAAAGGAATCGATGAGCCTTCATACTGCATCCAAATGGCGAACCAATCACGCTTGCTATGGTTCTCGAAAGAGAATGTTCTCCAAAAGTCAGAGCGCTCAATGCCAAGCCCAAGTCGCCACTGATTATCGAATGTTGGGCGCGACGCGTAGAAGCCGACGGTGTTCACAAAATAAGCATCGTTACTCGTATAAAAGTCGCTCGACCGCTCATTAATGAACCCATAATAATATCTTCCAGCTCGATCAATCGCAGGTGAATCCGCATTCACAAGGAAGTCCAGCCCTGTTACACCGCGAAACTCGTCGAAAAACATGACCTCCCATTCGCCCAACTGCTCGGTGATGGTAAAGCGGAGGAGCAGCGGAGGATCATCGCCATTGCCAAATCGCAGGGCCACTTCGTTTTCGAACGGTAGATACATCACGTTGGCGACCGCAGAGATGTATATTGAGTCTGTAATCCTCAAGAGCCCGCGCACCCCTAATTCGACATAGGCAGCAAAGCCATCATCATGCTGGTCATGCCGATCCTGCGGCAAGCTGCCGTTGTAATCCGTGTAAATTGCCCCTGCGCCGACCCACAAAACATCAAAATACAGTGGACCCGCCTTAACATGCGCCAACTCTGGTTCAAATGTTCTAGTCAAAAGACCCAGGCTTCCATCCACCGTAAACGAAGCGTTTTGAAGTCGGCTGCTTTCAACAGCGAGCGCATCATGAGGTGTAAAGACCCCGAGCCCTCTATTCAGCGGCCTGAAAAAGTCCTGATTTCTCTGATAAAAGTCAGGCTCATTATCATAATATCTGAAAAGACCTGATGCTGTCTGTGCGGGACCATCAGGACCGTCTACAGAATATGGGCTCAAACCTCTCCCCAAACTTCTGGAATCTGCCGCGCCCCTGAGCAGCGTATCTTCAGCGATGGTCGGAAAGTACCCGGGATTTTGAGTATCTCCCGGCAACTCTTCGGCATTTTGTGCATTCAAGCAGCTTATGAAAGATGCAATCACGAGACACGGCAACACCGCGATCCTCGCCCGCAGCCCGAGGGAAGGTTGTAACGATTTTTGATGCATTGCCATAAATATTATAACCTTAAAAAGCCGTTTTCAGCAACATTATGCCGTCTTGCGAGTGAAAAAACCAAATTGCTTCAACACATCGACATCAGCGTGAGTCAGACAGTATAGGCAATGTGCGATAACACCCAAAAAAGGAACAAGCAACACGATCAAAGACCAAAGCAGGCGCCCCTCTAACTTTTTAAAAGTGACCCACACGCTCGTCAGCGTCACTAGAACAGCGAGCACGTAAATAGCCATGAGTGCCCAAATCACTTCTGGTATGACGTTTTCTGCACGTAGTGTAAGAAGGCGAATCAGGACGGTTATCATATCAGTGTTTACGTGACTTTGCGCCTGGAGTTACAGCTGTCGACTCACTTTTCGTGAACTTTTGAAGTGTTATGTAATTTTTAGTACTGATGCTTATCAGTCGATACCAAGGCCTCCAAGTCACTGCTTCGATTTTTTGTAAATGGAGGGCTGCTAATCTCTTTAATAGCTGACTTCAAGTTTAAATTCTCATTTTTGAGTGATTTCGCAGCATAGAATGAGCCAACAACTTTCAAAAAATTGCCCGCACAGCTTCTCATGCCGCGGACTTTTTAAACAGATCTCAACAGATCACGCAAAGTTTCGGGTAAATCTGCGGCCCAATTCTTTCGTATGGTAGCATGGCTCAAGACGTTGGAATGAAGGGCGTGGGTCGGGGTAAACTGAGTCCTTTTCAACGCATCGCTCCAGCCCTTCTCGATAAATTCGAGATAAGCATTCTCATCCCGTCCGTAAATTTTATCTCCCACGATGGAGTGTTGCAGGTGTGCCAAGTGGACACGGATCTGATGCATCCGGCCAGTTATCGGTGAGGCTTCGACCAGACTAATGGGGCCGATGTCAGGGTGATTGACCCGTCGGAGAACTCTGAACCGTGTTTGGCAGGGCGTTCCATCTCTGTGAACACACTGTTTAACCCAAATTCGGGTTTCCATGACTTCCCCTTGGCGGAGAATGGGGGCTTCGAGGTCGTATTCTTCCCAACTGGGCCAGCCATGAACAACGGCTAAATAGGTTTTGTGGATCCGCCTCTCCTGCATGGCGATGCCGAAAAGGCGAGCGGCGGTGCGGTTTTTGGCTACGAGCACGACTCCGCTTGTTTCACGATCAAGTCGATTGATGATCGAAATCTGCCCCCCATTAGCCAGTTCATACGCCAAAAGATCCCTCAGCCCATGCCAGAGAGTCCGGCAGTCACTCGGTTTGCTCGGGTGTACCTGCAAAGGGGCAGGTTTATCGACGACGATGTATTCGTCGGTTTCATCAAGGATGGTAAAGTCTGGGTTGACGGCGATCTGCACGAGCAAAGGGAAACTCAAATCTAGCTCAATATCCAGATAAGGACACTCTTGTCCCAAGGGCCTACGAAATGAAAAACCTCCTTGAGCCACGAAAACTCAAGGAGGTTTTGATAAAGGGCTTCTAAATTTAGAGGGTTCCCGCTGAATCAACGGAAGCTCTTGGCGAAATCGTCGGCCGTGGCTTTCGCCACGACCTTGGTTTTCTGGAAAGTGCTCTTCTCTCCTTTCTCAATAAGGATGCTCTCGTAGTCGGAACTGCTCATGGGCAACTCGATAGCTTTGTCCTGCCAGGTGCTGAGAAGGATCGAATTGGCCAGTTCCACACTGAAGATCCCCTCTGCAGCGGGGCTGAGGAGTTTTTCACCTTTGAGGATGGCGTTGGTAAAGTTTTGGAGGATTTCCACATGCTGGCCACCGCTGTCGGCCACCGGAATATCCATATGCCAGCTTTCGGGCATGGCGAAGGCGGCCTCAGCTTCCATGCAGAACTTGCTCATTGGCACTCGGTTACGCTGGAAATGGATCTTGGCACCATCGGTCACGGTCAAGCGGCCGTTTTCAGCTGAGATTTCAAGCTTATTCACACCAGGAGCCTCCCCCGTGGAGGTGACAAAGGTAGCCGTCATCCCGTTATCATACTGAAGCACGGCGGTGACATCATCTTCGACCTCGATTTCATGGAACCGTCCAAACTGGCAGAAGCCGCGCACGGTCTGAGGCATGCCAAACATCCACTGGAAGAGATCCAGGTTATGAGGGCACTGGTTCATGAGGACCCCACCGCCTTCCCCTTTCCAAGTGCCACGCCAGCCACCGGTGGCATAATAATAGTTGGTGCGGAACCAGTTGGTGACTTCCCAGTGCACGCGACGGATTTGGCCCAATTCGCCGCTGTCGATCAGGTCTTTGACCTTCTTAAAGCAGGCATTGGTGCGCATGTTAAACATGGCGGCGAAAATTTTGCTCTTGTCCGTGTGGGCGGCGATCAAGCGCTCGCAGTCGGCTTTATGAACGGAAATGGGCTTTTCTACCAACACATGGAGACCTGCTTTCAGGGCCTCAATGCCAATGGTGGTGTGGCTGAAATGAGGAGTGCAGATCAAGATTGCATCAATCCGGCCCGACTTGATCATGGCATTCACATCCGTGAAGGGCGTTTCACCTTCGAGCTGCTGAGGAAGAGTGCCTACGCTTTCACACATGGCGGTCACTCGCAGGCCCGGCACTTTGCCAGCGCGAATGTTTGCGAGATGGGCCTTGCCCATGTTGCCGAGTCCAACGATGCCGAGTCTGACGGTTTCCATAGAGAAGTCGAGGCTAGCGAGGCGGCTAGCCGAGGTCAACACCGATAAAGTCACAGCATTTGATATTGCAGATGCAGCCAGCTTTGACGAAAACGGGGTATGGTAGGCACAGGCACACTTCTCGTCACAGGCGGCGCCGGTTATATCGGTTCCCACACCGTCAAATACCTCCTGGGTCAGGGGGAAAAAATTGTCGTCCTAGATAATCTCGTTTTCGGGCATCGCGATGCCCTGCCCCTGGATAAGGTCACCTTCGTTCACGGGGATATGAGTGATGCGGCTCTGATGGATCAGCTTTTAGCCGACCACCAACCCGAGGCCGTGCTCCACTTTGCGGCCTTTGCCTATGTCGGAGAGTCCGTCACGGACCCCCTCAAATACTATCGCAACAACCTTGCTGCCCCCCTGGTGCTGCTCGAGGCGATGCAGCGTCATGGCTGCAAGCGATTCATTTTTTCTTCCACCTGTGCCACCTACGGAAATCCGGTGAAGGTCCCCATGGACGAGGAACATCCGCAGTCTCCAGTGAATCCATACGGAGCTAGCAAATGGATGCTGGAGCGGGTGCTGAAGGACTGTGACCACGCCTGGGGACTGAAATCCGTCTTTCTGCGTTACTTCAACGCCAGTGGCTGTGACCCCGCGGGAGAGATTGGGGAAGATCATGATCCCGAAACGCATCTGATCCCGAGAATCCTCATGGCCGCCACGGGAGAAATCTCCGAGATCACCGTCTTCGGCACGGATTACCCCACCCCAGACGGCACCTGCATCCGCGACTACATCCATGTGAATGACCTCGCCTCAGCTCACAAGCTGGCGCTGGATTATCTCCGTAAGGGGGGGGAAACCACACCGGTGAACCTGGGCACAGGTCGAGGGTTCAGCGTGAATGAGATCATCAAAACCGCCGAAGCTGTCACTGGGAAAACCATCCCCGTCAGCTATGGCCCTCGCCGTGCAGGAGATCCGCCTGAGCTGATCTGCCAACCCGCCAAGGCCAAGGAAGTCTTGGGCTGGGAAGCTCTTCACAAAGACCCCAGGGAGCACATTGAAAGCGCTTGGAAGTGGATGACCGGCCCCCGACAAGGGCGCTACGCGGACTGATTCGAGAAGTCTTGCTGTCCGTATGGCGTCCCGATAGGCTGGTGTGGAAATCCAACCCAACCTATCCCGCCATGTCGCCCTTCCTTGCCGAAGTCCTCGGCACTCTCATCCTCATTCTGCTTGGCGACGGAGTCGTGGCCAATGTCGTGCTCGGCAAAACCAAAGGTAACAACTCCGGCTGGATCGTCATCACCGCCGGCTGGGCCTTTGCCGTCACCATTGGGGTCTATTGCACCAGTGCGATCAGCGGTGCCCACCTCAATCCGGCAGTCACCGTCGCCATGGCCAGCTTGGGTCAATTCGATTGGGCGCTGGTGCCATCTTACATCGTAGCGCAGATGCTGGGGGCTTTTCTGGGTGCCATCCTGGTCTGGCTGACCTACCTGCCACACTGGAAAGAGACCTCCGACCCAGGAGCTAAACTCGGCACCTTTTGCACGGCTCCAGCCATTCGACACCCGGTGTCGAACCTGCTGTGTGAGATCATCGGCACCGCCGTTCTAGTCATCGGTCTGCTCGCCATTTTAACGCCCGCAAACCTGATCCCAGGCACGGGCTTTGACAAAGGTTTCTCCCCTGCCCTGGTGGGTGTCTTGGTTTGGGCCATCGGACTCTCCTTGGGAGGTCCCACAGGTTACGCCATCAATCCAGCTCGAGATCTCGGGCCACGTCTAGCACATGCGCTCCTACCGATCCCCGGCAAAGGCGGCTCGGATTGGGGATACGCTTGGATTCCTGTGGTGGGTCCTTTGATCGGGGGCTGCGTGGGGGCATTCCTGCATCGGCTGCTCTGGTCCGCTCCCATTTCATAAGCCGCAGATTCAGCGATTAACTCCCACGGCGAATTCCGTTTTGCTTTCATCTCATGACCTCCCGTCGCTCTTTTCTCACCTCCGCTACTGCCGCCTCATTCTCTCTGTCGGCCCTGCCTCTCTTGGGGCAAGACAGCAAGAAATACCGCACGGCTCTCATCGGCAGCGGCTGGTGGGGTATGAATATCCTGCGCGAGGCGATGGCTTCAGGAAAAACCAAGGTCGTCGCTCTCTGTGACGTGGACGAAAATGTGCTGAGCAATGGCATCGAAGACGTCAAGTCGGAGAGCGGAGATGAGCCCAAGGGATTTAAAGATTACCGAGAACTGCTCGCGGACGCGAAACCCGAGATCGTCATTGTCGCCACGCCAGATCACTGGCATGCTCTGCAAACGATTGCCTGCTGCAAAGCGGGTGCCCACGTGCTGGTTGAGAAACCCACCGGACACACGGTGAACGAAAGCCGGGCCATGGTGAAAGCCGCTAAGGACAGTGGCGTCGTGGTGCAGGTGGGCCTGCACCGTCGCATCGGCCCACATCATGTCGAGGCGATGAACTTTCTAAAGTCCGGTAAAGTCGGCAAGGTGGGAATGGTCCGCTTGTTTGCCGACAGCAAGGGTGGACCTGAGAGTCCGAAGCCTAACAGCAAGGTTCCTGAGGGTATGGACTGGGAGATGTGGTGCGGGCCTGCTCCCATGCGTCCTTTTAACACCAAACTTCATCCTGGGGGTTGGCGCAGTTTCCTCGATTACGCCAATGGCACCATGGGAGACTGGGGGGTTCACTGGCTAGATCAAGTTCTCTGGTGGAGTGGTGAAAAGGGACCCAAAAAAGTCTTCTGCACGGGGGGGCGCCCCATCTTTGGCAAAGCCATTCTGAACGATCAGGAACAGACCACCGACGCCCCAGATCACCAAGTCGCCACCTTCGAATTTGAGCAATTCACGGCCGTGTGGGAGCACCGGAAGTTTGCCGAGAATAACAATGAGAAGCACAAAATCGGTGCCTATTTCTACGGTGAAAAAGGGGTGCTGCACATTGGTTGGCGGGATGGGTGGACTTTTTATCCGGTGAATGCCAAGGAAGCCCCCACACACGGAGATCACCAACTGCAGGAGCCCGACGGCCACAACATCTCTCTACTGTGGGAAGACTTCATCAAAGCCATTGAAACAGGCAGTACACCTGTCGCCGATATCGAGAGCGCGCACCGCTCAAGCTGCCTTCCCATGCTTGGCATGCTGAGCTGGAAAGCCGGACGCAGCATTCAGTGGGATGCCGACAAAGAGAAAATCATCGGTGATCCCGAAGCCAGCAAGCTGCTGAGCCGACCTTACCGGACTCCTTGGGAGTATCCTGTGGTGTGATCCTCTCTTCGCGTCTCAGCGCTGCCCTGCATCGGGTCGTTGGCCCACCAAAGCCACGACCTCGGCGAGTTCACCTTCCCGGATGAGGGTGATCTTCACCTCGGTGCCTGGTTTCAACGCAAGGATGATGTTGAGCAGTTCACTCGGGGTCTGGAAAGTGCGTCCGTTGATGGAAGTGATCACATCTCCCACCGACAACCCAGCCCGTGAGGCGGGGGATTGCGGGTCCAGGTCTGTGATGTAAGCACCAAAAAGCGAGGTGCCGAGTTGGGCATCGATTCGAATCGGTTCGGCACTCAGTTCCAGCCCTAGATAGCCCCCAATCGCTGCGGGTACTTGGCCGCCTTTGGCTTGGTTCAAAATGGCATCGACCACGAGACGCACGTCATTGGCCGGGACGGCAAGTCCAACCCCCTGCCAAGCACGCACATTTTCATCTCCACGATAAATCGCCACATTGATGCCGACGATCTGCCCTTGAATGTTCACCAGGGGGCCGCCCGAATTACCGGGATTGATGACGGTATCGGTTTGCAGATAATTGAGCTGGCTATCACTCAGGTGGCGGTCTCGGGCACTGATGATGCCTTGAGTCACGGTGCCAGTAAGCCCGAAGGGATTACCCACAGCGAATACAAGCTGACCCACCCGCGCATCGTCAGAATTGGCAAAGGAGAGCGCTGGGAAATCGGTCTTTCCGCCCTCAATTTTAAGCAGGGCGATGTCTCGCTCCTTGTGCGCGCCTAAAACCCGGGCCGGATACTGTTTGTTATCGTTGGTTGTGACCATGATCTCACTCACATCCGCAATCACATGGTAATTCGTCACCACATGACCCTCTTTTGAGATGATAGCCCCTGACCCCAGGCCTGGGATCACCTGAGCGCGACCACTGACAATGCCAAAGAAAGGATGCAAAGTCGCTTGTCCACGCCGGAGAGTCTTGGTTGTGACACTGACCACGCTGGGTAGCACCGCTGAAGAGAGCCTGGAAAACTCTTCATTCATTGCGCTGAGGATTTTGACATCACTCAGGTCCAATTTAGGCTTCGGCGACGCGGTAAATTTCTCCGCTTGCGGGGGCTCCCCTCTCAAAAAATTGAGCAACCCATAACCCTCTTGGCCACGACGCCAGATGGAGAAGACCAAGGAGGCGATCAAAAAGACAGTGATGGCAAAAATGAGGCGGCGGAGAGTTTCCATGACAACCCTCTTACGATGCGCCTTACGCTCGCAATGGCAAGATGCGGCCTTGAAGTTCTCGCTCCCCTGAACGGAAACCAACCGTGCAGGCAACTTTCGCAACGAAGAGCCAACGCTTTGATCTTCAGGGTTGTCATAACCGTTAAAGTCCCGTAATTTTCCATAACGAGCCACGTCTCTACATGATTCACGATCCTGCTCCGGACCACGGTGGGCCTGCCCTTTTGGGAGACTCAGGGAGACGCCGTTTCTCTTTTTCCAAGAAAAGCCAGGAGGGTGATGCCAATCGGATTGGCCTTTTGCCCACTGAAGGCTGGCGAAGAAGAAATCTCCAGTTTTTGGGTGAGATTTTACTCCCTACCCTGCTCTCTCCACGGAAGCCTGGCCGTTTGGTGCAGGGGGTGCCGCTGGTGCAATCCGAGGAAATCGGAGTGACTTGGCTCGGCCATGCTGGGTTTTACGTCCAGCTTTCCGGTGTCAATATCCTGGTGGACCCCAACTGGGCTCTCTGGCATGGCCCTATCAAAAGGCTTCGTCATCCCAGCGTCTGGGCCAGTGATTTACCCCCCATCGATCTTGTCTTGGTGACACACGCTCACTACGACCACCTTCACCTGCCGAGTCTGCGACGAGTCGCACGCGGTCAAACGATTGTGGTTCCTAAGGGAGTGGGGAACATCGTTAAAAAGGCGGGGTTTGGAAAAATTGTGGAATTGGAGACTTGGCAAAAGACTTCTTTTCGAGACTTGGAGATCACCCTGACACCCGCGCGACATTGGGGTGCACGGATGATTCATGACACGCACCGCGGATTCGGAGGCTTCTTGATCACTTCATCCCAGCGGAGCGTTTTTCATTGCGGTGACAGCAGCATGTTTGACGGTTTTCAGGAGATCGGTAGACGGGCAGATATCGACCTCGCTTTGATGCCCATCGGAGCTTATTTGGCCCCCAGTGGCCGTCCTGTGCATATGAATCCTGAAGAAGCACTGGATGCCTTTGCCATGCTCGGTGCTCAGCAGATGATTCCGATGCATCACGATACCTTCCCACTCGGAGGAGAGCCTATCCATGAGCCGGCCGAACGATTAGCCCGCGCCGTCATCGAGCGTCAGATCGAAGATCGTGTCCGCATCCTCCATGAGGGAGAGTCTTCACTTTATTAGTGCGGATGCGATCGTTTTCCCTGTTTGGCTGGGGCTTGAAGACGATGGTGAGTTAATGCATGATTCCTCTCTATGACGCCCTGCCTCACGCTCATCGCCGCGATCTCGGCGGATGGCTTTATTTCCACAGGTAAGGGCGTCCCTTGGGATTTACCCAAAGACCGGGAGCACTTTCGTGCTTACTGCCATGGAAAGTGGCTGTTGTTAGGCCGCAACACGTATGAAGAAATGCTCGGTTGGTTCTCCGACCATCACCCCCTGATTCTCAGTCACAACGCTAAATTTCTTCCATTCATCGGGGAGAAGATTCAGACCGTGGAAGAAGCTTTACAACTTACCGCGCTGGCCCATCAGGGTGAACTCGTGGTGTGTGGAGGCGGGGGAGCCTTTCAAGCAGCCATGCCTGCCGCCGATCGATTGGTCATTACGCATGTCGATCATCTCCTCGGTGGCGGAGTGGCCTTTCCTGCTTTTAGCCAACAGGACTGGGAACCGGTCTCTCGAGAAACCCATGATCGGGACGACTTCCACGCTTACAGTTTCGCCATTGTGACTTACCAACGTGTCCGTCACTATCGGGATGCTGCCTGAAGAATATCCAATTTGCCCTCATGCCTCGATTGGCCATGAAACTGCCCTGTCTTCCTCTCATTCTCAGCGTTTGGCTGGTTGGGGTAGGGTTAGGTTTTGGACAAAATTTCCCCGCTGCCCCTAGCACGGGACTTCGTGATGATACCCGAGCGCTGCCTGAAAGCGCACGCCATCTTTTGA
Protein-coding regions in this window:
- a CDS encoding RluA family pseudouridine synthase; translation: MQIAVNPDFTILDETDEYIVVDKPAPLQVHPSKPSDCRTLWHGLRDLLAYELANGGQISIINRLDRETSGVVLVAKNRTAARLFGIAMQERRIHKTYLAVVHGWPSWEEYDLEAPILRQGEVMETRIWVKQCVHRDGTPCQTRFRVLRRVNHPDIGPISLVEASPITGRMHQIRVHLAHLQHSIVGDKIYGRDENAYLEFIEKGWSDALKRTQFTPTHALHSNVLSHATIRKNWAADLPETLRDLLRSV
- a CDS encoding Gfo/Idh/MocA family protein, whose translation is METVRLGIVGLGNMGKAHLANIRAGKVPGLRVTAMCESVGTLPQQLEGETPFTDVNAMIKSGRIDAILICTPHFSHTTIGIEALKAGLHVLVEKPISVHKADCERLIAAHTDKSKIFAAMFNMRTNACFKKVKDLIDSGELGQIRRVHWEVTNWFRTNYYYATGGWRGTWKGEGGGVLMNQCPHNLDLFQWMFGMPQTVRGFCQFGRFHEIEVEDDVTAVLQYDNGMTATFVTSTGEAPGVNKLEISAENGRLTVTDGAKIHFQRNRVPMSKFCMEAEAAFAMPESWHMDIPVADSGGQHVEILQNFTNAILKGEKLLSPAAEGIFSVELANSILLSTWQDKAIELPMSSSDYESILIEKGEKSTFQKTKVVAKATADDFAKSFR
- the galE gene encoding UDP-glucose 4-epimerase GalE; this translates as MVGTGTLLVTGGAGYIGSHTVKYLLGQGEKIVVLDNLVFGHRDALPLDKVTFVHGDMSDAALMDQLLADHQPEAVLHFAAFAYVGESVTDPLKYYRNNLAAPLVLLEAMQRHGCKRFIFSSTCATYGNPVKVPMDEEHPQSPVNPYGASKWMLERVLKDCDHAWGLKSVFLRYFNASGCDPAGEIGEDHDPETHLIPRILMAATGEISEITVFGTDYPTPDGTCIRDYIHVNDLASAHKLALDYLRKGGETTPVNLGTGRGFSVNEIIKTAEAVTGKTIPVSYGPRRAGDPPELICQPAKAKEVLGWEALHKDPREHIESAWKWMTGPRQGRYAD
- a CDS encoding MIP/aquaporin family protein, with the translated sequence MSPFLAEVLGTLILILLGDGVVANVVLGKTKGNNSGWIVITAGWAFAVTIGVYCTSAISGAHLNPAVTVAMASLGQFDWALVPSYIVAQMLGAFLGAILVWLTYLPHWKETSDPGAKLGTFCTAPAIRHPVSNLLCEIIGTAVLVIGLLAILTPANLIPGTGFDKGFSPALVGVLVWAIGLSLGGPTGYAINPARDLGPRLAHALLPIPGKGGSDWGYAWIPVVGPLIGGCVGAFLHRLLWSAPIS
- a CDS encoding Gfo/Idh/MocA family protein, with amino-acid sequence MTSRRSFLTSATAASFSLSALPLLGQDSKKYRTALIGSGWWGMNILREAMASGKTKVVALCDVDENVLSNGIEDVKSESGDEPKGFKDYRELLADAKPEIVIVATPDHWHALQTIACCKAGAHVLVEKPTGHTVNESRAMVKAAKDSGVVVQVGLHRRIGPHHVEAMNFLKSGKVGKVGMVRLFADSKGGPESPKPNSKVPEGMDWEMWCGPAPMRPFNTKLHPGGWRSFLDYANGTMGDWGVHWLDQVLWWSGEKGPKKVFCTGGRPIFGKAILNDQEQTTDAPDHQVATFEFEQFTAVWEHRKFAENNNEKHKIGAYFYGEKGVLHIGWRDGWTFYPVNAKEAPTHGDHQLQEPDGHNISLLWEDFIKAIETGSTPVADIESAHRSSCLPMLGMLSWKAGRSIQWDADKEKIIGDPEASKLLSRPYRTPWEYPVV
- a CDS encoding S1C family serine protease, which produces METLRRLIFAITVFLIASLVFSIWRRGQEGYGLLNFLRGEPPQAEKFTASPKPKLDLSDVKILSAMNEEFSRLSSAVLPSVVSVTTKTLRRGQATLHPFFGIVSGRAQVIPGLGSGAIISKEGHVVTNYHVIADVSEIMVTTNDNKQYPARVLGAHKERDIALLKIEGGKTDFPALSFANSDDARVGQLVFAVGNPFGLTGTVTQGIISARDRHLSDSQLNYLQTDTVINPGNSGGPLVNIQGQIVGINVAIYRGDENVRAWQGVGLAVPANDVRLVVDAILNQAKGGQVPAAIGGYLGLELSAEPIRIDAQLGTSLFGAYITDLDPQSPASRAGLSVGDVITSINGRTFQTPSELLNIILALKPGTEVKITLIREGELAEVVALVGQRPDAGQR
- a CDS encoding MBL fold metallo-hydrolase gives rise to the protein MIHDPAPDHGGPALLGDSGRRRFSFSKKSQEGDANRIGLLPTEGWRRRNLQFLGEILLPTLLSPRKPGRLVQGVPLVQSEEIGVTWLGHAGFYVQLSGVNILVDPNWALWHGPIKRLRHPSVWASDLPPIDLVLVTHAHYDHLHLPSLRRVARGQTIVVPKGVGNIVKKAGFGKIVELETWQKTSFRDLEITLTPARHWGARMIHDTHRGFGGFLITSSQRSVFHCGDSSMFDGFQEIGRRADIDLALMPIGAYLAPSGRPVHMNPEEALDAFAMLGAQQMIPMHHDTFPLGGEPIHEPAERLARAVIERQIEDRVRILHEGESSLY
- a CDS encoding dihydrofolate reductase; protein product: MTPCLTLIAAISADGFISTGKGVPWDLPKDREHFRAYCHGKWLLLGRNTYEEMLGWFSDHHPLILSHNAKFLPFIGEKIQTVEEALQLTALAHQGELVVCGGGGAFQAAMPAADRLVITHVDHLLGGGVAFPAFSQQDWEPVSRETHDRDDFHAYSFAIVTYQRVRHYRDAA